A single region of the Govania unica genome encodes:
- a CDS encoding glycosyltransferase family 2 protein, with protein MSVQTGAALASAIIPTTARAGRAKLLWRAIESVRLQKGTRVHIIVVVNGPWADDKLLESLRAQPDIEVIRLAEGHVAQARLAGRRHVITPYFAFLDDDDELLPDMVGTGAGLLADNPALDVVVFNGRADGPNGTEQVYFEDFLRFPVDFERAQVEGNLIASCGAVYRTATVGVSFFEHLPRTMEMTVLGHRLAVECQVKRLDEMGFWVHTHEMDRLSATGLYKQGTVEVLNAMAMRTGRRDIIRLLARRKGAAYHDLSTLALQAGNWGEALKFHIRSLFCPSGWRYALFTRHFLRPRTKSGS; from the coding sequence TTGTCGGTACAGACAGGAGCCGCCTTGGCCTCGGCGATTATACCAACGACTGCTCGAGCCGGGCGGGCGAAGTTATTGTGGCGGGCAATTGAGAGTGTGCGTCTGCAAAAAGGCACGCGAGTTCATATTATTGTCGTCGTTAACGGCCCCTGGGCCGACGATAAGCTTTTGGAGAGCTTGCGGGCTCAGCCAGATATTGAGGTTATTCGGCTCGCCGAGGGACATGTGGCACAGGCGCGTCTTGCAGGGCGTCGTCATGTAATCACGCCCTATTTTGCCTTTTTGGATGACGACGATGAGTTGTTGCCGGATATGGTGGGGACCGGGGCGGGCTTGTTGGCTGATAATCCTGCACTTGACGTCGTTGTATTCAATGGTCGTGCAGATGGTCCCAATGGTACAGAGCAGGTGTATTTCGAAGATTTTCTGCGCTTTCCGGTCGATTTTGAACGGGCGCAGGTAGAAGGAAATCTTATTGCCTCATGTGGTGCTGTGTATCGGACAGCAACCGTGGGCGTGAGCTTTTTCGAGCATTTGCCGAGAACTATGGAAATGACAGTTCTTGGTCACCGTTTGGCTGTTGAATGCCAGGTGAAGCGGTTAGATGAAATGGGCTTTTGGGTGCATACGCATGAGATGGATCGTCTCAGTGCGACCGGGTTATACAAGCAGGGGACAGTTGAGGTTCTAAACGCCATGGCTATGCGTACGGGCCGCCGCGATATTATAAGGCTGCTTGCCCGGCGCAAGGGGGCAGCATATCACGATTTGTCGACTTTGGCACTGCAGGCGGGGAACTGGGGGGAAGCCCTTAAATTCCATATTCGGTCTTTATTCTGTCCGAGCGGCTGGCGTTATGCGCTCTTCACTCGTCACTTTTTAAGGCCGAGAACAAAGTCAGGATCATAA
- a CDS encoding glycosyltransferase family 2 protein has product MMQDISAVIPCYNGEKFIETALNSIAAQTYPVQEIIVVDDGSADDSIKRIENWRDQHPSLKLEIIRQRNQGVAVARNTGWKAASSTWIAFLDADDIWYPHHNEALLQAHVDKNSQLVFCDADRAQQVGDQETALPTFFEIAGIQYAIDQEDQSHHIGGNVHHRLLAGSFLPICCNLVKKTALEDIKGFEEGRAYGEDRQAWLKLFTLGPVNISKSIAGKQLYHGSNATHSRHAAKELKARLDLLNELIVNAPMYKLGEAELKIVRTSLNETLADFKYTLSCKGLTDMRSEGPVLKRYGAQYSLKDFARGLLHSLKMPGN; this is encoded by the coding sequence ATGATGCAAGATATCTCAGCAGTCATCCCCTGCTACAATGGGGAAAAATTCATTGAAACAGCTTTGAATAGCATCGCAGCCCAGACCTATCCTGTGCAGGAGATCATCGTGGTTGATGATGGTTCTGCGGATGACAGCATCAAGCGGATTGAAAATTGGCGTGACCAGCACCCTTCGCTGAAACTGGAAATCATCAGACAACGAAATCAGGGCGTCGCCGTGGCCCGCAATACAGGCTGGAAAGCTGCAAGCTCGACCTGGATCGCCTTTCTTGATGCAGATGACATCTGGTACCCCCATCACAATGAAGCATTGCTTCAGGCTCACGTTGACAAAAACAGCCAACTTGTCTTCTGTGATGCCGATCGCGCCCAGCAGGTTGGCGACCAGGAAACAGCCCTCCCGACCTTTTTCGAGATAGCCGGTATCCAATACGCTATCGACCAGGAAGACCAGAGCCATCATATCGGCGGCAACGTCCACCACCGCCTTCTCGCCGGAAGCTTTCTGCCTATATGCTGCAACCTTGTCAAAAAAACTGCCCTTGAAGACATCAAGGGATTTGAGGAAGGGCGCGCCTATGGGGAGGATCGCCAAGCATGGCTCAAACTGTTTACTCTCGGGCCTGTCAATATCTCAAAGAGCATTGCCGGCAAGCAACTCTATCATGGCAGCAATGCCACTCATTCAAGACATGCAGCAAAGGAACTGAAGGCGCGCCTTGATCTCCTCAATGAGCTTATTGTGAATGCGCCCATGTATAAGCTTGGTGAGGCTGAGCTCAAGATAGTCAGAACATCACTCAATGAAACATTGGCAGATTTTAAATACACTCTGTCATGCAAGGGCCTCACCGATATGAGAAGCGAAGGGCCTGTGCTGAAACGATACGGAGCTCAGTACTCCCTCAAGGATTTCGCACGCGGCCTTCTCCACAGTTTGAAAATGCCCGGCAATTAG
- a CDS encoding glycosyltransferase — protein MLSRNTVDRISAQQSQRPRILFLSPIEPRQNGTGIQKRAWSHLEALSHWAEVHLLIATVSANTYQSIAPAPLQALCHKFDALLLQNTRPSERPRHIIGRIAERVAALFTEPFSMSPESQKYLRDANGRADYDVCFCFRIGSFQVWQQLHTSAGLKANKLYVDFDDIESLAAWREMPFLRPTIGRVRSILAWLKLIGFWRLECKIQKQADAISVCSDVDKKRLSRRAGKVAIHVVPNSYPLMERLQSPPPGNLTEILFLGNMAYPPNEDAILYFTTEILPHLRRQYDGEIRLKIVGHNPGPAVQALAENPLITVTGSVESVVPYYKQAAIIIAPIRFGGGTRIKILEALSYGRPMVSTSIGAEGLDLQSGRDILLADNSEDFALACLTLLKDDTLRTRLITNGHNQIKDRFESSRIQDNLRKTFTTL, from the coding sequence ATGCTCTCTCGCAACACTGTGGATAGGATCTCTGCACAACAATCACAACGGCCGCGCATTCTTTTTCTCTCGCCCATTGAGCCGAGGCAAAATGGCACCGGCATTCAGAAACGAGCCTGGTCGCATCTCGAAGCCCTGTCGCACTGGGCCGAGGTCCACCTCCTGATCGCCACGGTCTCGGCAAACACCTATCAGTCTATCGCCCCCGCCCCCTTGCAAGCCCTCTGCCACAAGTTCGACGCCCTCCTCCTGCAGAATACCCGGCCGTCAGAGCGCCCGAGGCACATCATCGGCAGAATAGCCGAGCGCGTGGCCGCTCTTTTTACCGAACCATTCAGCATGTCTCCCGAAAGCCAAAAATATTTGCGCGATGCAAATGGCCGTGCAGATTACGATGTCTGTTTTTGTTTTCGCATCGGCTCATTCCAAGTATGGCAGCAGCTCCATACATCGGCCGGTCTCAAAGCAAACAAGCTTTATGTGGACTTTGACGATATCGAAAGCCTGGCTGCATGGCGGGAAATGCCCTTTCTCCGTCCCACTATCGGCCGCGTCAGATCCATCCTTGCCTGGTTGAAGCTGATTGGCTTCTGGCGACTTGAATGCAAAATCCAGAAACAAGCTGACGCCATTAGCGTCTGTTCTGACGTAGACAAGAAGCGTCTTAGTCGCCGGGCTGGCAAGGTCGCCATTCATGTGGTGCCAAACTCTTATCCTCTGATGGAGCGACTGCAAAGTCCGCCCCCCGGCAATCTGACCGAGATCCTTTTTCTCGGCAACATGGCCTACCCTCCGAACGAGGACGCCATCCTCTATTTCACCACCGAAATTCTTCCCCATCTCCGGCGTCAGTACGATGGCGAGATCCGGCTGAAAATAGTTGGCCACAATCCGGGCCCAGCTGTTCAGGCACTTGCTGAAAACCCCCTCATCACGGTCACCGGCAGCGTCGAATCCGTGGTACCCTATTACAAACAAGCCGCGATTATCATCGCCCCTATCCGCTTCGGGGGTGGCACTCGCATCAAGATCCTGGAAGCGCTCTCATATGGCCGCCCGATGGTCTCTACCTCGATTGGTGCCGAAGGGCTTGACCTTCAATCTGGTCGAGATATCCTCCTCGCCGACAACAGCGAAGACTTCGCTTTGGCCTGCCTCACTCTTTTAAAAGACGATACCCTAAGGACCAGGCTCATCACCAATGGTCACAACCAGATCAAAGACCGTTTCGAAAGCAGCAGAATTCAAGATAATCTTCGGAAAACCTTCACAACGCTCTGA
- a CDS encoding M20/M25/M40 family metallo-hydrolase — protein MRSALFALLVVSTSFAATAAPRTLEEEAAHLRDSVLERNHAWDIVESLTTETGPRLAGSPAEANARQWAVKKLTALGFKNVRIETFDVPGWERGTEKAYITTPFPQALKLAALGFSGATPEQGIEAEVVPFSSLEEMEAAPDKAIKGKIVFITHRMPRMQDLSANYVKLNPIRTAAPSIAASKGAAAIIIRSLGTDHHRNPHTGGTVWAAGVTPIPAAALALPDSDQLERVLSRGKPVRIKLRLTPRSLGTLQSGNVIAEIPGTDPSLGLVLAGGHLDSWDLATGAIDDGAGVALTTAAAKAILDSGKRPRRTIRIVWFGSEEIGIYGARAYAAKYGDVPHALVGESDLGAGRILKLSSKVNPEDLGTIKSMLRVLAPLGVMTGDNNGDPAPDVIPLVELGVPLIAPFQDGLDYFDLHHTPDDTLDKINKDALTQNTATWAVILWIAANADSTFARLPLQPSH, from the coding sequence ATGCGCTCAGCTTTGTTCGCCTTGCTTGTTGTCAGCACCAGTTTTGCCGCTACCGCCGCGCCGCGTACCCTTGAAGAAGAAGCCGCACATCTGCGTGACAGCGTACTTGAACGAAATCATGCCTGGGACATTGTTGAAAGCCTGACCACCGAAACCGGCCCGCGCCTCGCTGGCAGCCCTGCCGAAGCCAACGCCCGGCAATGGGCGGTGAAAAAACTGACCGCGCTCGGCTTCAAGAATGTCCGGATCGAAACCTTCGACGTTCCCGGCTGGGAACGCGGTACGGAAAAAGCCTACATCACCACGCCCTTCCCGCAAGCCCTGAAACTGGCCGCGCTCGGCTTTTCCGGCGCCACCCCGGAACAAGGGATCGAAGCCGAGGTTGTCCCCTTTTCAAGCCTTGAAGAGATGGAAGCCGCCCCTGACAAAGCCATCAAGGGCAAGATCGTTTTCATCACCCACCGTATGCCGCGCATGCAGGACCTTTCCGCCAATTACGTGAAGCTCAACCCCATCCGCACCGCAGCGCCCTCCATCGCCGCAAGCAAAGGAGCGGCGGCAATCATCATCCGCTCCCTTGGCACCGATCATCACCGCAATCCGCATACCGGCGGAACCGTCTGGGCCGCAGGCGTCACCCCCATTCCTGCCGCTGCCCTGGCCCTGCCCGATTCCGACCAGCTTGAGCGTGTGCTCTCCCGCGGCAAGCCCGTGCGGATCAAGCTTCGCCTGACGCCGCGCAGCCTTGGCACGCTCCAATCCGGCAATGTGATCGCGGAAATTCCGGGCACCGATCCGAGCCTCGGCCTGGTGCTGGCAGGTGGCCATCTCGATAGTTGGGATCTCGCAACCGGAGCCATCGACGATGGCGCGGGCGTCGCCCTGACCACCGCCGCCGCCAAAGCCATTCTCGACTCCGGCAAGCGCCCGCGCCGCACCATCCGCATCGTCTGGTTCGGATCCGAGGAAATCGGCATCTATGGCGCCCGCGCCTATGCCGCGAAATATGGCGACGTCCCGCATGCTCTGGTGGGCGAAAGCGATCTTGGCGCCGGACGCATCCTCAAGCTTTCAAGCAAGGTCAATCCCGAAGATCTCGGCACCATCAAATCCATGCTCCGTGTACTGGCCCCACTTGGCGTGATGACCGGCGACAATAACGGCGACCCCGCCCCGGACGTCATACCGCTCGTCGAGCTCGGCGTACCCCTCATCGCCCCGTTCCAGGACGGCCTGGATTATTTCGACCTGCATCACACGCCGGACGACACCCTCGACAAAATCAACAAGGATGCGCTTACTCAGAATACCGCCACTTGGGCAGTCATTCTCTGGATCGCCGCCAACGCCGACAGCACATTCGCGCGACTCCCACTGCAGCCCAGCCACTGA
- a CDS encoding NAD(P)/FAD-dependent oxidoreductase, whose protein sequence is MQQFDILIVGAGHAGAQAAILLRQKGYAGSLAIIGDEPDYPYERPPLSKDYFAGEKPFERIMIRPAGFWAEKNVTMMLGQRVTTVDPDAHAVTLEDGTRLSYGSLIWATGGRPRALSCPGADLAGIHAVRNRADVDHMMAALDSVTRVAVIGGGYIGLEAAAVLTKLGKKVVLLEALDRVLARVAGEPISRFYETAHRAEGVDLRTSISVTAISGENGRASAVHLADGSHLPADMIIVGIGIVPAVEPLIAAGASGDNGVLVDDYCRTSLPDIYAIGDCALHDNRHANARIRLESVQNANDQAAVVAQCLMGEPAPYHAVPWFWSNQYDLRLQTVGLSTGHDDLVLRGTPESRSFSVIYLKQGQVIALDCVNATRDYMHGRKLVQNAVTASPEALADETIPLKTLA, encoded by the coding sequence ATGCAGCAGTTCGACATCCTGATCGTGGGCGCCGGTCATGCCGGAGCCCAGGCCGCCATTCTCCTGCGCCAGAAAGGCTATGCCGGGTCGCTCGCCATCATCGGCGACGAGCCTGATTATCCTTACGAACGCCCGCCGCTGTCCAAGGACTATTTCGCCGGTGAAAAGCCGTTCGAACGCATCATGATCCGCCCGGCCGGGTTCTGGGCGGAAAAAAACGTGACCATGATGCTCGGCCAGCGTGTGACAACGGTCGATCCCGATGCCCATGCGGTGACGCTGGAAGATGGCACCCGCCTCAGCTACGGCAGCTTGATCTGGGCCACCGGCGGGCGGCCACGCGCGCTCAGCTGCCCCGGCGCGGATCTCGCGGGCATTCATGCCGTGCGCAATCGCGCCGATGTGGATCATATGATGGCCGCGCTTGACAGCGTGACCCGCGTGGCCGTGATCGGCGGCGGTTACATCGGACTTGAAGCGGCCGCCGTGCTGACCAAACTCGGCAAAAAGGTCGTGCTGCTTGAGGCGCTCGACCGGGTGCTGGCCCGTGTGGCCGGGGAGCCGATCTCGCGCTTTTACGAAACCGCGCACCGTGCCGAGGGCGTCGACCTGCGCACCAGCATATCCGTTACCGCAATCAGCGGAGAAAATGGTCGGGCCAGCGCCGTCCATCTCGCCGACGGCAGCCATCTGCCCGCTGACATGATCATCGTCGGCATCGGCATCGTCCCGGCGGTGGAGCCCTTGATCGCGGCCGGTGCATCCGGCGACAACGGCGTGCTCGTCGATGACTATTGCCGCACCAGCCTGCCCGACATCTATGCAATCGGCGATTGCGCTCTCCATGACAACCGTCACGCGAACGCCCGCATTCGTCTTGAATCAGTGCAAAACGCCAATGATCAGGCCGCTGTCGTCGCCCAATGCCTGATGGGGGAGCCCGCGCCCTATCACGCCGTTCCCTGGTTCTGGTCGAACCAATATGACCTCCGCCTGCAGACCGTTGGACTGTCCACGGGTCATGACGATCTGGTCCTGCGCGGCACGCCGGAAAGCCGCAGCTTTTCAGTCATTTACCTCAAACAAGGCCAGGTCATCGCCCTCGATTGCGTCAATGCCACGCGGGATTACATGCATGGCCGCAAGCTGGTCCAGAACGCCGTCACAGCCAGCCCCGAAGCTCTGGCCGACGAGACCATCCCCCTCAAAACACTAGCCTAA
- a CDS encoding 4-hydroxylaminobenzoate lyase, with protein sequence MTSVPARFIDLIASVTGHVQHMPLTPALATSLNSDFPADGPWLAELEALCRQGCAEGWLCAREAGGIKFGRAIKPGDATHGFSVDVVEMDDIVGPHHRHPNGEIDLVMPLDAAAAFDGVARGWKVYEPGSAHSPTVVGGRALVLYLLPGGAIEFTAA encoded by the coding sequence ATGACGTCCGTGCCAGCTCGTTTCATCGACCTCATCGCCAGCGTCACCGGGCACGTCCAGCACATGCCGCTCACCCCCGCGCTCGCGACCAGTTTGAATAGCGACTTTCCCGCCGACGGCCCCTGGCTCGCGGAACTTGAGGCACTTTGCCGTCAGGGCTGTGCCGAAGGCTGGCTCTGCGCCCGCGAGGCCGGTGGCATCAAATTCGGCCGCGCGATCAAACCCGGCGACGCCACCCACGGCTTTTCCGTCGATGTGGTCGAAATGGATGACATCGTCGGGCCGCACCATCGCCACCCGAACGGCGAAATCGATCTGGTTATGCCGCTCGACGCTGCGGCCGCCTTCGATGGCGTCGCGCGCGGCTGGAAGGTCTATGAACCCGGCTCGGCCCATTCCCCCACCGTCGTGGGTGGTCGCGCCCTTGTGCTCTATCTGTTGCCCGGCGGCGCGATCGAGTTCACCGCCGCCTGA
- a CDS encoding flavodoxin family protein → MTSSRIAILVATMTGTAEICAQEIADALSAASLESDILLMDHLQPSTLAGHDLLIVVSSTYGHGDIPDNGKDFYQAIEASGSLAGKSFLVFGLGDMTYAATFCEGGRKWDALFAAKGAERLAPLMQHDAASGTLAEDEAAIWANGWIPRLKQVA, encoded by the coding sequence ATGACCAGTTCGCGCATCGCAATCCTCGTGGCGACTATGACAGGGACCGCCGAGATTTGCGCGCAAGAAATTGCCGACGCCCTCAGCGCTGCGAGCCTCGAAAGCGACATCCTGCTGATGGATCACCTGCAGCCAAGCACGCTTGCCGGTCATGACCTGCTGATCGTCGTCTCCTCCACCTATGGTCATGGCGATATTCCGGACAATGGGAAGGATTTTTATCAGGCGATCGAAGCCAGCGGCAGCCTCGCCGGCAAAAGCTTTCTGGTGTTCGGCCTTGGCGACATGACCTATGCCGCGACCTTTTGCGAAGGCGGCCGGAAATGGGACGCGCTCTTTGCCGCCAAGGGTGCCGAACGCCTCGCCCCGCTCATGCAGCATGACGCCGCAAGCGGCACCCTCGCCGAAGATGAAGCCGCAATCTGGGCCAATGGCTGGATTCCGCGCCTGAAACAAGTCGCCTGA
- a CDS encoding shikimate kinase yields the protein MPQKAQAQADPGASGNMELGARLRSARAKIGMTRKDLARASGASERYLSHLEAGDGNPSLNVLADLAQALDLAVADLLPLGGERSAEQAQAAAMLRRLPPERLETVMDWLQKTAVHSSRKGRRIVLIGLRGAGKTALGAALADRLGVPFIELSKEVEKAYGGSMGLLLEMGGQNVLRRYEAEVWDRICRTQEAAVIGAPGGIVADGPLYERVLGAAHSIWLQASPEDHMSRVVEQGDFRPMAISRSAMADLKAILDARTPDYGRADAHLNTSAQDFDQTVRLLEDVARGLLDVKTAI from the coding sequence GTGCCTCAGAAGGCGCAAGCCCAGGCCGATCCCGGGGCGTCCGGGAATATGGAGCTGGGTGCGCGGCTGCGCTCGGCGCGGGCCAAAATCGGCATGACCCGCAAGGATCTGGCGCGGGCGTCGGGGGCGTCTGAGCGGTATTTGTCACATCTTGAGGCGGGGGACGGGAACCCGTCGTTGAATGTGCTGGCCGATCTGGCCCAGGCGCTTGATCTTGCCGTGGCCGATTTGCTGCCGTTGGGCGGGGAGCGCAGCGCTGAGCAGGCACAGGCTGCGGCCATGCTGCGCCGGTTGCCGCCGGAACGGCTTGAAACAGTGATGGACTGGCTGCAGAAAACCGCCGTTCACAGCAGCCGCAAGGGCCGGCGCATTGTGCTGATCGGGTTGCGCGGGGCTGGGAAAACCGCACTTGGGGCGGCACTGGCCGACCGTCTCGGCGTGCCGTTCATCGAATTGTCCAAGGAAGTCGAAAAAGCCTATGGCGGCAGCATGGGCTTGCTGCTGGAAATGGGTGGCCAGAATGTCCTCCGCCGTTATGAGGCCGAGGTTTGGGACCGGATTTGTCGTACCCAGGAGGCGGCGGTGATCGGCGCGCCCGGTGGTATTGTGGCCGACGGGCCGCTTTATGAACGGGTGCTTGGCGCCGCGCATAGCATCTGGTTGCAGGCGAGCCCCGAGGATCATATGTCGCGGGTGGTGGAGCAGGGGGATTTCCGCCCCATGGCCATCAGCCGCAGTGCCATGGCTGATTTAAAGGCCATTCTAGATGCCCGCACGCCCGATTATGGCCGGGCTGACGCGCATTTGAATACCTCCGCGCAGGATTTTGACCAGACGGTTCGGCTGCTGGAGGATGTGGCGCGCGGGTTGCTGGACGTAAAAACTGCAATATAG
- the boxC gene encoding 2,3-epoxybenzoyl-CoA dihydrolase, with protein sequence MSLPVMKTCPAPNHDVCYDRDPAAYRHWTVSVEGRIATVTMTVDADGGLVDGYKLKLNSYDLGVDMELYDIVQRLRFEQPQVATVVLTSGADRIFCSGANIYMLGQSSHGWKVNFCKFTNETRNGFEDSSAHDSLKFLAAVNGACAGGGYELALACDDILLIDDRSSAVSLPEVPLLAVLPGTGGLTRIVDKRKVRRDLADVFCTSEEGVRGRRAKQWGLVDEIATSGRWTETVRARAEALAVDSKRPVGATGIVLTPLHRVSDADGYHYEHVDVRFDYDRRFATITVKAPNGAPPEGGEAMQAEGVAFWPLAMARELDDAILMLRTNHPELGLWVLETRGDGAKVLGYDAAMAAAAGHWFVTETLGMIRRTLARLDVSSRSLYAIVKPGSAFAGTLAELLFAADRGYMLELLSEPEKGPVLHLGSANFGLYPMVNGLTRLGSRFLGSPERIAELETLVQSPIPSGEAYDLGIVTFAPDDIDWDEEIRLAIDERAGLSPDALTGMEASLRFAGAETVWSKVFGRLSAWQNWIFIRPNAVGEGGALKLFGTGRRAEFDNKRV encoded by the coding sequence ATGTCCCTTCCTGTTATGAAAACCTGCCCTGCCCCGAACCATGATGTCTGCTATGACCGCGACCCGGCCGCCTACAGGCATTGGACGGTCTCGGTCGAGGGGCGGATCGCCACCGTGACCATGACGGTCGATGCTGATGGCGGGCTCGTGGATGGCTATAAGCTCAAGCTCAACAGCTATGACCTTGGCGTCGATATGGAGCTTTATGACATCGTGCAGCGCTTGCGGTTTGAACAGCCGCAGGTGGCCACGGTGGTGCTGACGTCAGGCGCGGATCGCATTTTCTGTTCGGGCGCGAATATTTATATGCTTGGCCAGTCGAGCCATGGCTGGAAAGTCAATTTCTGCAAATTCACCAATGAAACTCGCAATGGCTTCGAGGACAGCTCGGCCCATGACAGCTTGAAGTTTCTGGCGGCGGTGAATGGGGCTTGCGCGGGCGGCGGTTATGAACTGGCGCTGGCCTGCGACGATATTCTGTTGATCGATGATCGTTCGTCGGCGGTGTCGCTGCCGGAGGTGCCGTTGCTGGCTGTGCTGCCGGGCACTGGCGGGCTGACGCGGATTGTGGACAAGCGCAAGGTGCGCCGGGACCTTGCCGATGTGTTCTGCACGTCCGAGGAAGGCGTGCGCGGGCGGCGGGCCAAACAATGGGGGCTTGTGGATGAGATCGCCACGTCCGGCCGTTGGACCGAGACGGTGCGGGCGCGGGCCGAGGCGCTCGCTGTGGATAGCAAAAGACCAGTGGGTGCGACAGGCATCGTGCTGACGCCGCTTCATCGTGTGAGTGATGCGGACGGCTATCATTATGAGCATGTGGATGTGCGGTTTGATTATGACCGCCGGTTTGCCACCATCACTGTGAAGGCTCCGAACGGGGCCCCGCCTGAAGGTGGTGAGGCCATGCAGGCGGAAGGTGTGGCGTTCTGGCCGCTGGCCATGGCGCGTGAATTGGATGATGCCATTCTGATGCTGCGCACCAACCATCCGGAGCTTGGGCTATGGGTGCTGGAGACGCGCGGCGATGGGGCCAAGGTTCTTGGCTATGACGCGGCCATGGCGGCGGCGGCCGGTCATTGGTTTGTGACCGAGACGCTGGGGATGATCCGCCGTACGCTCGCGCGGCTTGATGTATCGTCGCGCTCGCTTTACGCCATTGTGAAACCCGGATCGGCCTTTGCCGGAACGCTCGCGGAGCTGCTGTTCGCGGCGGATCGCGGTTATATGCTTGAGTTGCTGTCCGAGCCTGAAAAAGGCCCGGTGTTGCATCTTGGGTCGGCCAATTTCGGGCTTTATCCCATGGTCAACGGACTGACGCGTTTGGGCAGCCGGTTTCTTGGGAGCCCGGAGCGGATTGCCGAGCTTGAAACTTTGGTGCAGTCGCCGATTCCGTCGGGGGAGGCTTATGATCTTGGGATTGTTACTTTTGCGCCGGATGACATCGATTGGGATGAGGAAATTCGCCTGGCCATTGATGAGCGCGCGGGGCTTTCGCCGGATGCCCTGACCGGCATGGAAGCGAGTTTGCGCTTTGCCGGAGCGGAGACGGTGTGGTCGAAAGTGTTCGGTCGCTTGTCGGCCTGGCAGAACTGGATCTTCATTCGCCCGAATGCCGTCGGCGAGGGCGGGGCGTTGAAATTATTCGGCACCGGACGCCGGGCCGAATTCGACAACAAGCGCGTCTGA
- the boxB gene encoding benzoyl-CoA 2,3-epoxidase subunit BoxB, giving the protein MAIDYQSRIPNNVDLSTDRGLQRALEHWQPAFLNWWKELGPERYQEHDVYLRTATSVDAKGWASFGYVKMPDYRWGIFLADKQEDRSIGFGDFKGKPVWQQVPSEYRAALRRLIVTQGDTEPASVEQQRKLALTAPSLYDMRNLFQVNVEEGRHLWAMVYLLHAYFGRDGREEAEEMLHRHSGDVDNPRILGTFNEPIEDWLSFFMFTYFTDRDGKYQLKSLAESGFDPLARTCKFMLTEEAHHMFVGETGISRIIRRTLEEMQKIGSDDPDALRKGGVMDLPLLQRYINFWYSSALDLFGAEISSNAANYFANGLKGRPDEDSYADHDASDSFEMLDSPDGVQNIPTRNAMNYITRSAYVRDCQIGFTRWNRTIAKAGFDFELKLPSERFNRKVGLWGRHVLDVDGKPSTPESVTAALPSVADRDYVKSLMVAVTDMGKIANWIAPPDRGINNNGFEFDYVRLA; this is encoded by the coding sequence ATGGCGATCGACTATCAGTCCCGCATTCCGAACAATGTCGATCTGTCGACGGACCGTGGCCTGCAACGCGCGCTGGAGCATTGGCAGCCGGCCTTTCTCAACTGGTGGAAAGAGCTTGGGCCTGAACGCTATCAGGAGCATGACGTCTATCTGCGCACGGCTACCTCGGTCGATGCCAAAGGCTGGGCAAGTTTCGGTTATGTGAAAATGCCGGACTATCGCTGGGGTATTTTTCTTGCCGACAAGCAGGAAGATCGCAGCATCGGCTTTGGTGATTTCAAGGGCAAGCCGGTGTGGCAACAGGTGCCGTCCGAATATCGCGCGGCCTTGCGGCGCTTGATCGTGACGCAGGGCGATACGGAGCCGGCGTCGGTCGAACAGCAGCGCAAGCTGGCGCTGACCGCGCCGTCACTTTATGACATGCGCAATCTATTTCAGGTCAATGTGGAAGAAGGCCGTCATTTATGGGCGATGGTCTATTTGCTGCATGCCTATTTCGGTCGCGACGGGCGCGAGGAAGCGGAGGAGATGCTGCATCGTCATTCGGGCGATGTCGACAACCCGCGTATTCTTGGCACCTTTAATGAACCGATTGAAGACTGGCTGTCTTTTTTCATGTTCACCTATTTCACCGATCGCGATGGCAAATATCAGCTGAAGTCTCTGGCGGAATCCGGGTTCGATCCCTTGGCGCGCACCTGCAAATTCATGCTGACCGAAGAAGCCCATCATATGTTCGTGGGCGAAACCGGCATCAGCCGCATCATCCGGCGCACGCTTGAGGAGATGCAGAAAATTGGCAGCGACGATCCTGACGCGTTGCGCAAAGGCGGGGTGATGGATCTGCCGCTTTTGCAGCGCTATATCAATTTCTGGTATTCGTCGGCGTTGGATTTGTTCGGGGCGGAAATTTCGTCGAACGCGGCCAATTATTTTGCCAATGGGTTGAAGGGCCGCCCGGATGAAGACAGTTACGCCGATCATGATGCGTCGGACAGTTTCGAGATGCTGGACAGTCCCGACGGTGTGCAGAATATTCCGACGCGGAATGCCATGAATTACATCACGCGGTCGGCCTATGTGCGCGATTGCCAGATCGGGTTTACGCGTTGGAACCGCACTATTGCCAAGGCCGGATTTGATTTTGAATTGAAGCTGCCGTCGGAACGGTTCAACCGCAAAGTCGGCTTGTGGGGGCGACATGTGCTTGATGTGGATGGCAAGCCTTCGACGCCGGAGTCGGTCACTGCGGCGCTGCCGTCGGTGGCGGATCGGGATTATGTGAAGTCACTGATGGTGGCTGTGACCGATATGGGCAAGATCGCCAATTGGATCGCGCCGCCGGATCGTGGCATCAACAACAACGGCTTTGAATTTGATTATGTGCGCCTGGCATAA